A region of the Chroicocephalus ridibundus chromosome 1, bChrRid1.1, whole genome shotgun sequence genome:
TTATTCAGTATGAGCCTGGCCCAGTATCAATGAAATCTACACAGCTTGAGAAACTGCGAGTGTACTAGAGGCAAGTATGTACATTTGGCCTATGCTTACACTTGCTCAAGGGACAACTTATGATTCCTGATGGAAGTTGCTTGCGTGAAGTCATTAGACTAGTTTGCAAACCGTCATTCTTATGTATAGGATTTTATGTCAGTAAATGCAGAACAATCAAAATAATTCTAAAACCTCAAAACCTACCCTACTCTCGGAAAGAATCCTTTTCATCCTGGATGAGTCTCTGCCATACATATAATGCATTAATATCATAATAACTATGTCTCTCACAAAACTCCGGACTTGTTTTGaagtgtaatttattttattttggactTTTCGAAAAGGTCATTTTCCTCAGTCCTTGCCTCCCAGCCCACTCTCTGCAATACAGTACACATCCTTGTACTTGAACATAGTCAGCAATGGAATTGTAATACACTTCAGGGTCATCAAATGACTTACCTCTGCACGTGAAAATCAAGCATAAAGTCACACCAATGACAGCAGCAACACTCGCAGATCCTCCTATCAGGAGATAGggaaggctgggggaagagtCTGAGAGATGAGAAGAGAAAGCTAGTTACAGAGCTAGATGTCAGTATCCACCAAGTACATGATGTTACTACCTACCTTAACGAGAGGAGAAAGCTAATCCTCCACCCCCACAGCTCAAATGAGCTGAGAGACACAGAGGAGATGTCTGGATGCCTACCAGCACTAGGAAGCCGCCTCACACACACAGTCATTTGTGTGTACAAACACACTTTCATTTTCAACTTGCCTGCCTGCACGGTCTCCTTTGTTCTAAATTATATTAGCCCTGCAACAACAGAACTGACCAGCCATCCCTGCAACATGCTGTTATTAATGACTGGTCTCCACTGACTTCTCTCCTTCGTGGCTCTACTGAGATATTTTGGTGATATGAGCACTTATTCAGCTGTTCTTACAAATTCTACTGCAATAAGCTTCTAACAGGTCCAGCAAGCCAGCTGAGAATCTGAATTTTACCCTTTATTACCTTTGGCCCTGGGAAAGATCACTTAAAACTCACAGGCAGACATTCTCCAAGGAATTTTTCTCCAGACCATCACCGCTGTGGGAAGCTGGACAAAATTCAACTTCAGGAGTTCAAAGCTTCACATCAGTGGTTCACATCAAACATTCACatggtttgcatggcaaggttttggtagcagaggggctgcaggggtggtttctgtgagaagatgccagaagctgccCCCGTGTCCAACAGAGACAATGCCGGCCGCCTCCAAGACAGATCTGCTGCttgccaaagctgagccagtcAACaatgctggtggcacctctgtgataaggtatttaagaaagggtaaaaactgctgtgcaacaacagctgggagagaggagtgataACAtgagagagaaacagccctgtagaccacaaggtcagtgaagaaggagggggaggaggtgctccaagcACCAGcacagagattcccctgcagcttgggaggaccacagtggagcagatatccacctgcatcCCATGGAGGTCTGCGCTAGAACTGGCGGATGTGCCCTGATGGAAGCTGTGACCCAGTGGAGAGCCCCTGTgctgcagcaggctcctggcaggacctgtgaccccgtGGAGAGTAGCCCACACATAAGCAGgatttctggcaggacttgtgaccccgtgggggacccacactggagcagtctgttcctgaaggactgcaccctctGGCAaggacccaggctggagcagttcgtgaGGAACGGCAGCCTGTGGGAAGGGCTCACGTTACAGAAGctcatgaaggactgtctcctgcGGGTGGCACcccactctggagcaggggaagtgcgtgaggaggaaggagcagcagagatgaagtgttatgaactgactgcagccCCAATTCCCCTGTGCCactcagggggaggaggcagagaagatggaagtgaagctgagcctgggaagaaggaaggggtgcGGGGAAGGTGCTTTTAGATTCGTTCTTATTTCTCACAATcttactctgatttgattggcaataaattaaattaatttccccaagttgaatCTGTTTTTCCCATGACAGTAACTGGTGAgtaatctccctgtccttatcttgacctaTGatctttttgtcatatttttctccccttgtcttGTTGAGGAGAGGGAGCGATAGAGCAGCTTAGTGGGCACCTGacggccagccaaggtcaaccaaGCAAAAGCAGAATGAGGAACTCCCGTAAAACAGAACAGggatagaaaaaaaccacacactgaAAGTTTCTCCATACAATGCCACGAAACATTTGGTTTCAACTTACTAactcaaaattattaatttctctaTCAACATGCACTAGGACTTTGACTTATAACCCCACTAAATAATCTGCAGAGCCCTGGCATTCAGTGGGAACAGCTGCATCGAACagcacaaaaaagcccaacagcacgATGAAGAGCAATCACAAAACAATATTATTTACGTGACAGGTCTAGGGACAGAGTCTGGTTTATAGCTGGGTGCGTAACCAGGCAGGTGACGGTGGGAAGCATGCTGTTGACCCAGCCTATGTAGCTCACTCTAGTCACTGTTCCATTGGGGTGATGGACTTCTTCCTCGGTGCTGTGATTGCTTTCAGGGATCCAGGAGATGTCAGCAGCTGGCTTTCCAGCAGATGCCTGACAGACAACCGCTCCACTCTTGCCATAGGTCAGAGTCACTGCAGGAGGGACtacagaagaagaaggaaaaaaaaaaaggccacaacCATTATTTCTCGTTCAGTATAAAATCACCaactaagaaactgaaaaataggTGGTATTTTTTAGTTTGTGTGACCAATTCGAGAGATTTTAAAGTGATTTGAAATATTAGCATCAACgatctttacagaaaaaaaaatacatcaagaagTCCAAGGTGAATACCTCCAAAATGAGCTAGCTGCATCTAAAAGTCTGCTTCCTCATGTTGTCCAAAAGGTGACTACAGTAGTAACAGGAGAAGATGAGATGACAGAAAGGGGCAGATTAAATGCAGATTTATAAGTACGGCATGTACatactgaagaaaacacagcttGCTGAAGCTCCAGCTAAAATATTTAGAAGATTGGGTAGGTAGAATCAAGAATTTGATAGTAGGGCAATAAAGGAGTAATTGGACAAAACCGTTCTGCCTAAAGTCCAACAACACCTAAGCCATTTTCAGAAAGGCAAGAccttgcagggaagaaaaaaaaaaaataaagtgacaaaAATTAATAATAGCAATTATAGATTTCCAAAATTCATTTCCCATAATTTTTAGCTATATTCAGAAGGCTTAACTAATATGGTCAGAACACAAAATCTTCtcctatgttgtttttttttaatttatggaaaCCTAGAGACAGTTTACCTGACTATCCGAAAAGGATGACTTGATGTATTCATTATGTTTCACAATATTCTTTCGTTCCTGCCTATGTTGAAAAtagactaatttaatttttatttgagtGATGCAGTCTTATAAACAGCTTTCAGTATTTCTGGaagactgaaatatttccagATAGTGTCATGAAACTTTTGCTTCCTTCCTATTCATCTCTTACCCCAGAAAAACACACATTGACCTCACTAGGAATTTTGGTTCAGCATCCTATTGCTCAGCTAATAGCAGCAATATTTATGTGATATCTTCTGTTTGCATTAACTTAACAAAGAGTTTATACTCCTGGTTGTGTGAACATTCACACAACATTCAAACCCCATGTTACACCCAAAGAACTCTCTCAGAAACTATGCAGACTGCTGGATTTGTGCATTTAAAACTCTGTCTGCGAGTcagaagctgttaaaaaaaaaaaaaaaaacccagattatTTCTCCATAGAACAGCCAAGTCCTATTGGGTAACTTCtcacaccttttttcccctctccaaataGCCAGACTACATCAGCTTACCTCTTTATTTTCAATTTCAGTATGCATCCAAAATGAATTTGGTCTTTTACCACCAAATCAAATCATTTTGATCTccacacacacaggaaaaaaacaaacaaacaagcaaaaaaacccaaacaaaaccacaaagcatGTCTTACCTAT
Encoded here:
- the LOC134521431 gene encoding cell surface glycoprotein CD200 receptor 1-B-like isoform X2, with amino-acid sequence MAQTWAVLAALPFLLISLVEGSVHNMVSVEAGHEAVLSCPYASKLSLLMVTWKMKCSGCCLLAYRSDHNETRMLNCSERMTWKYSPDSNPALRIYPVNLSDEGNYSCEIVSSAGNFLLFSSLTVIVPPAVTLTYGKSGAVVCQASAGKPAADISWIPESNHSTEEEVHHPNGTVTRVSYIGWVNSMLPTVTCLVTHPAINQTLSLDLSQVPPALLTGSALASSRSVLEAAGIVSVGHGGSFWHLLTETTPAAPLLPKPCHANHVNV